The Vitis vinifera cultivar Pinot Noir 40024 chromosome 7, ASM3070453v1 genomic interval TTCATCTTAGTTACCTGATTTGGTTGGTTTTGAGGGAGACTGCTTGTGGTGGGGAACAAATGTGTGAAAATTGTACTATTGTGCTCATAttgaaatcatattttcataaaaatatatcccTACTATGGGACAAATGAAATCTGGTTTTTGGAGAAATATGGTTGTGGGAATCTTAGTTCACTTGTATTAGCGTCTTCTAATGTTTGTTGAACATGAGAATAAAGTGGTATATTTGCTTATCACACGTGATACACTAGAGTGAATTTTTCTGGTTTGGGTAAATTTTACCCTTTTCCCCcaaatgatttttccttttcttttcaaacaaCAAAGCTGAGTTAAggtgcatttttttatttctttaatttgtcattttttcattctttcacaATTTTCCCCCAAATTTTtgaggaatcaaacatagcctaagaaaAAATGGCATATTGTGGACCCGCAAATGATGTGGTTTTGGGACAAATTTGGGAACCTACAAATATGTTTGTGTTAAATATTTAGATGTCAAATAAAAATGTACCCTCAAATGAAATTACTGTGGAGAGATGAATACAAACATGCTTCTAAGTTATTTCAATTAGACATTTTTAGCTGTGTGCACGGTTGGATATCCGCCAAAACATGATTTGAGAATTTATAGGACATGGATGTAGTGCTGTTCAAGGCAACATAATGTGGTGGCATACATCAAGCATTTTGAAACTGAAAATAAGAACTCTGCTATCCCTATACTACCAAAATTGAGAGATTCATTTGAGTTCACTATCATATCCTACATTCATCAATTATTTTCCCGTTTCATTTCTAGTTGTCCTTTTCTATTTTAACTACCAACTTTGACCAATCTTCTATATTGGTTGACGTAGAAACTCGCTACTCACTCTAAATAGAGTTAGATTAATAAAGATAACGGTGCCTTCATACTTTACACAACATATAGCTTATGGTTTATTTATTGGATCAAGATTTCTACCACCAAAATATTtgcatatatttaatttgacGTGATAATTAAGGTTGAGATAtgagaaaatctaaaatatcaCCCATTCAAAGAAAAAATCTAGCCTTGGATTATGTACACCTTTTGGGAATCCTCCTATCATGTCTCTCACATGTATTCACCTTTCTCTTCATAGCTGGAGATGGTAGGTGAGAGGAAAATGTTGGTTCTCCACCATCTATATAACGCCTTCTGCAAGTTTATAGATAGTCATCAAATTTGAAGGGTTCTTCTTTGTAGGTATCGACATTGTGATTTCTATACTTACATGTCCTTTTTAGtttctaaacaattttttttttttttttctttctttgtaagATTATCAGGTTCCAAGGAAAATCAATCCGGTGTAAGATGAAGCTACTCAATGGGATCAATAGCAATAAGAAATCATGTCAACAAGGAAATGGTGATTTGATTTCGGATGAAAAGCTTACTGCTCTTGTGGTAGATAGCGATATAATTTGTCAAGTATTGGAAAAAGCAATTTTAGAATCTCAAGGCATTCAAGCCCAGGTTGTGGGGAGTGGGAGAGATGCTATAGATCTCTTAGCCTCTGGGGTGAATTTTGATCTCATTATCATAGCTATGGTGCTCCCGATCATGAACGGGGTTGAGGTAAGCCTATCAACTTGCAATGTGTGGCTATGCGTGTAGTGTGTTGTGTAGTATCCCGATCATGTGTTATTCTTTGATGATAGACCACTAGGCAAATTCGAGCAATGGGCATTCGTAGCAAAATGTTGGGCGTTACTGCTTGCTCATATGAAAGGGAGAGACGAGCGTTTTTGGATGCTGGTGTGGATGAGTTTATTGAGAAGCCGCTTACTCCTCAAAAGTTGGCATCTGTTTTGAGAGAGATCAGAAATGCTTGAAAGAAAGATGGACCCAATAGAAGATCCGATTAAGTTGTGCTAAGTCATGTCTTgcttatttttctctctcttctatttttttctcccTGAAGTTGATGTACTATTGTCACTAGACAAACAAAGAATATTTATAGTGAcaattgtaataataataatattagaaaattggGTCCTCTAACTTTAATGAGAAAGTGTTAGTGGTTAGTTTGTTTGAAGTTATACTTGTAACATTATTAGCTATTAGCTTTAAGTATAAAATATCGAGCCTTAATCACCTTGGATTTGAAAATCCTCTCCAATTATACCAAAGTTTTCAAAAGGTCTTAGTTTGGTAATAAATCAAGTTATTGTACTATTATGTTACCAAGCCATGGAAGGTAGATTCTAAGACTCATACCTCATGactcatataataaaaaatctttgTTCTTGCTTATATTAGGTTTATTGTCAACAATTAACAAAGTTAGCATATAAGCTGCAATGTTCACCGCCAGAGTTTTGATCCTTAATCCCTTTGGGAATTGTTTTAGTGGGCCCCACCCTTCGCCCTCTCGCCCTATTTCCTTGAGAGGGTTTGTCCCACATACTTCCTTTATAGTCTTTTTTATTTCCTGCTCATATATACCTGATTGAGTTAATATGCTTTGGGCTTCGATTTGCTTTGCGGCTAAAATCTCTTTTGTTGGAGTTGGTTTGGGTGCCCAAGTGGGCTGACCCGACCTGAcccaaataaatgaaaaaatgggAGAGCAGTTTCTAGGAGTTTTAAAACTACCCAAAAACtgttactattaaaaaaaaaaaaaaaggtttttctaATTATCTCTCCCTCTGAGTGAAAACTCTCCTTGGGAAACCAGAGAGAGATATTTAGGCTTCTGTCTCCTTGAAAACCACAAAGAGAAGAAGtatgttttcttctctctttgggAAACAAAGAGTAAGAatataattcttctaaaaaaaacaaaaaggtcaTCTCTTGAAGTTATTCCTAGTTTTCTCCGTGAAACAAAGGTTAAGGGTCTTGTGCTATGAGAAATGAATTGTTCTCGTATTCGTAGTTCCATTCATGACTTGAGGCGACAAATTTGGCTAGTGAAACAACCAATCCGGATCTTGGAGCATTTCAGAAGGTAACCGGGAAACCTTATTATTCATCattggtatcaaagccctaTTAGGTTGTTTTCTggcttttgtttttattttttttttctctgtttcaaaaaaagaagaacgtttttgttttctttgaaaaagaactaagCAGAGAAAGAAATGTTTTCTGGTTATggttccaaaaaaacaaaattccttttgtttgactctattctacaaaataaataaataaataaataacaaaaaaaattgggatGATATGGTTTTGGATATtgttttagataaaaataaaaaaggaaaaggaaaaagataaaagccacttaaagaaaaaataggtgCAAAGTGCACCCACTCCAACAGTCTTAGACGAAATTTAAGTGGtcaatgaaaaaaatgggaaaagacAAGAGCCACAATTTCTGGTTATGATTCCAGAAAAACCCTTCTCCAAGACAAATAAagtagaatatatttttttttatgggaccttttttttaaaagtaataataatacaaaaaagttaaatatgttttaatctaCTTATTAACATCAAATCAAAGTTGAATTAGTGTTGTTGGTTAGAACCTTTCTCATGCTTACTCagtgaaaaattaaaaagggtAAAAAGGGAGAAGGGATTGCCCATGAAGAGGCTTGATCCCTTGACCATAAGTATAAAAGTCTTGTACTCTACCAACTAGactagatattttttttttggttttcataaAAGACTATGCTTATTGAAAACAACATCTAGAGTTATGGAAGACATTGTGAATAATCCTAATATTGTTGTTCCTTTTAGCTTCAAGTGAGAAGATTAGTTCTTTTTCTACATGTTACTTTTTTTATGCTTTATACATGTAATGTAAATATCTTATATACAAGATATGACATGAATATTTATCATTTGATAAATGAGTATGTCTTTTATGTACATGCATGTCTTCAATTCGTTTGTATATGTTATTGATACATGCTAGttgtataatatattttttagggaGTGGGATGTTTTAgtctaaaaagaaatttaagtaatttcttgcctaaaattagaaatacttgcatagattatttctaatttctaataattaaaattgtatataggAGCTGATTGGGAACATAGTGAACTTTCGTTTCTATTGCAATTTAAGGTTATTACATATTAGAAAATGATTAGAACAGGTAAAAGTATCAATATCCATAAAAGTATTGATTAATAAGATTGTGCAATATCTCTAAGTAGTTGAATATATCAACTACAACTAGGAACATCATAGTATAATTAAACAAAGGTGAGAAACTGAATGGCGATAATTACAAGATTTTATATCGCAAAGTTCAATATTTCCTTGAAGAGCGAGAGACTCTTGATACATTGAATCATGTCATGTAAGAACCTAAACAAGGAAACTTTGCTTAACATAGAAGAGGTTAGGAGACTTATATGGCCTAGAAGAAAAAGAGTTCTTTAGCTCGCATTACATTGTtaaattgtatacaagatgatCTCTTAATTAAGTATGAGGTTTACCGAATTGTTGATGAAATGTGGCAAGCTCTAAAGGAAAAAGTATGATGGACTTTTAGCTACAAAGCTGAGAGAACTTGTaatgaaatttagaaattacaaGATATGACCAAACCATAGAATGAAACAACATCTTAaggagatgaaaagaatgataagAGAGCTTAAGACATCCGGACATGTCTTCACCAATGAGCAACAAGTTGAGGCGGTCATCAAATCTCTACCAAAGAGCTGTGAACATATGGTGGTGAATATGACACATGATAAGAGTGTCAAGACCTTTAATGGTATAGTTTTCCGTCTTGAATTGGAAGTCAAGCGACTTATGGTGGCTAGGCCTAATGAACAAGCTCATGTAGCTGAATCTAGTTCTTGCAAAAACTTCCGACTTTAAGcgtaatagaaaattgtttaagaaaaataagagatttGATGATgcttcaaagaaagaaaaaattgagacaCACAAGAAGTTTAAGTGTGCTAAGAATGATAAGAGCAATTTCAAATGTTATAATTATGGCAACTAAGGTCACTTTACTCGTGAGTGCATTGAGTCAAACTAGACTTAGTTCCCACTAACCATATAGCTAGAGACCAAGGAACATATGTAAAGATTCGATGAATTAGTTTCAGTACAAGATGAATCTATGTAGGaaacaattttaaagttgaGGTCAAGGGTATTGGAATGTGTAAATTGGAGTTGCGTAGAGGATGTGCCCTATTCCTACATGATGTTCTTTATGCTCCAAATATTCGACGAAATTTGGTCTCTATGTTAGTCCTTCTTGGTTTAggtttcaatttgaattttcatgatTCGGTAATGGAGTTGTACTTGGGAACAACATACTATGGTTCTGGATTTGTTCTGAATGGTTTTATGGTTCTTGATATTGATAATTGTGTATTGTCTAATACTAATGATAGTTATTATTCGTTGATGACTACTTCTAGAAATACAGGGGATAATGTGATCATATGACATGCTAGACTTAGGCATATTGGACAAGAAAGAATGAATAGACTAGTTAGAGAAAATCTACTAGGTCAATTCACTAAAATTGATATGCCAACTTGTGAATATTGCCTAGATGGTAAGACAACAAGAAAACCATTTGGAAAAGGAACTAGAGCTGAAATACCATTACAATTGATCCATTCTGACATCTATGGTCCTATGAGTATTAGAGCAAGGCATGGTGCCTTGTATTTCATCACATTTATAGATGAATTTACTCGTCACGGTCATGTTTATATGCTTTCTCATAAGTCAGAAGTATTATATTGCTTTAGACACTACATTAATTTAGTTGAGAATTAGTtggataaaaagattaaaacataaAGAACAGATTGGGGTAGAGAATATCTATCAAAACCATTTAAAGATTTATGTGATGAAAAGGGTATTGGTACACAATAGACTATTCCAAGGACTCCACGACAAAATGTTGTTGCTAAGAGAAGGAATAGAATGTTGTTACACATGGTTAGGTCAATGGTGGCTCAATCCAATCCTCTTATTTCATATTGGGGAGATGCATTGTTGACTACTTCTTATGTACTTAACCAAGTACCCTCAAAGTTTGTTTCATATACTCCAAATGAGTTATGGGATAACTAAAAGCCCTATCCTAGCAATTTGCAACCTTGGAGGTTAGTGGCATATGTTCACAATCTTTCTCATAAGTATGGAAAATTAGGTCATAGAGGAAGGAAATGTATCTTTATAAGATACAATGAACACTCTAAAGGGTATGTGTTCATAGGTGAGCATGAAGATGGAACAGTAACTGAATTAGAATCAGGAGATGCCACTTTCTTAGAGGACGATTTCCCACATATGGGTAAGATTGATAGGGATTTACATCTTTATGAAATGATGGATACTGACATAAGATCCATACTTAAATAGTAATTGATGCTTGAATCGAGTGGAAGTGAACTAGTAGTACTTGTAGCAAGTACAGTAAAAGAGTCAATGTTGAGAAAAAATTCTCGATAAATTATTCCTCGCAATGATTTGAGATTGAAGGGGAAGTTCATAGTCACACAATATGATGATGTTGAGCCTAAGCCGGTTCAAAAGACTCTTACTTGTCTAGCTAAGGatgaatagagaaaaaaaatggaagatgaATTGGAGTGGATGCGAAAGAATCAAGTCTAGGACTTGGTTGATCTACCTTCAGATTGAAAAGCTATTGGGAACAAATgggttcttaaaataaaatgaaaggcagatggatccattgaaaattataaagctTAATTAGTGGCTAAAGGGTATACCCAACAAGAGGGTATAGACTATGAGGAAACTATCTATCCAGTAGTTAGGTTTACCTCAATTCGCCTAATTCTAGCTATAGTAGCTCATATAGATTTAGAGCTACACTAAATGGATGTTAAGACAACTTTCCTTAATGGAGAGTTGaatgaagaaatctatatggaaAAACCAGTGGATTTCATTATCCAAGGCCAATAGCACAAAGTGTGCAAGttaaattgattgatttatggCCTTAAAATTATCGTCCAGACAATGGCATTTAAGATTTCATTGTGCAATAACTTCGTATGTTTTCACAATGGTTGATGAAAACCATTGTGTATATATTaagcaaaataaagataaatttatgttattatcTTTATACATGGATGATATACTTATAGCTAGAAGTGATTTGGAGTTTGTATAAACCATTTAAAGATGGTTGTCATCTAcgtttgagatgaaagatatgGGAGAAGCATTTTACATTCTTGGAGTAAAGATCTATAGTGATTGTTCTCATAAACTAGTGACTCTTTTACAAGAGCActatattaagaatatcattgAATGATTTAATATGCAAGATTGCAATCCCATTGACACTCCATTTGCAAGAGGTGAAAACCTAAGTAAAGAAATGGGTCCAAAGactccaaaagaaaagagaaaaataactaATGTTCCTTATTTTAGTGTTGTTGGGTGTCTAATGTATGTTGCGATGTGTACAagactatatataaaaatcctAGAATGATGCATtggaaaatagtaaagagaattCTTCGGTATCTAATAGGCATTGTGGACTATTCCTTTTGTTATCAAGGCAAAAAATTGTGCTTGTGGGTTACTCATATGCCATTTGGGCAGGTGATCTAGATGAGCACAAATCAACATCTAAATAAATTCTTGCTCAATAATGTTGCCAGATTATGGAAAAGCAAGAAACAAACTTGTATAGCTTTGTTAACCATCGAAGCTAAATTTATTGTTCATTCAATTGTAATATAAGAAGTTATAtggttgaaaatatttttgcaaAGCTTGGGAATAGTCAATGATGTTTGTGAGCCAATGACAGTCTAAAGTGACAATCAATTTGAGACCATTTATATAAATGATCTGAATTATTATGGAAGAATTAAACATCTAGATaccaagaataattttaaaagagatattatTGCACGAAGAGAAAATGATCCTGAATATTTACCTATATGTGAAATGGTTgttgatccattcatgaaatcCATTCTaagaaacatgttttttgtaCATGTAAAGTCATTGGGATTGCGCAGGTTATGATCTATGTGGATCATGTCATGGATCATTATTGATTGGATATAAGATACTTTATACATGATAAAATGATATGATTATTTGTTGTTCATATAATTGAATATGTAATTGGTACTTACATATATAAGTATGTCAACAGACAGAGGTTGGCTCTCTCACACGAGCAACCATCCTAATCAATATGTTTATGAGTTGGGATGAGACACAATATACTAATGTTGATAAATGAGTGAAAAGTATACAAGAGATGATGAGTGTTGCCTTGATTAATTATCAAGATGAGGTCTATAATAAATGACATCTTGACCGAATGTAATCATCCACAATTACATTTACATGTTTGAACTGAACTTGAGTTTTAGCATAAAAGGTTTAAGGAGAACTATAGATGCAAAACTCAAACAAGCTGCTAGTGTGAAGCTCTTAGTTGAGGTCTGTATGGTGGTAGTTTGACATACACTCTCTAAGTAAAAAGAAACCACCATAGCATGTATTTCATACTACATGTGTTTGAAGATGACTGATAAGGAAAGTGAGTGATTAATCCTTGCATCCTCACTATGTGAGATCCTTAGGGCTTATTACAATTATAATAACCCATATTGTACTCTTTGTAATTTTGACTATGTTTTGAGGTGACAAATTAATGTTGCTACTTTGGTATGTTTCTGACGGGAATGAAATCATTTATCCTTATGTGACATATTGGGCAAGCAATTAATTTGGATCTAAAAGGCATGAGCTCATAAGGAAGACTTTTTTGAGTTACATTGATAAAGATGTGTTCATGGTCAATCGGTTATATTGCTTTTGTAGTTGATATAATTATGAATGCATTTATAATGTTGGATGGTATACAACTTTGAGGGATTAAGTGTATACATTAAAATGTAAGTCAATAAGTCTGGGGTGCAACGAGACATGATTGTTATTGTTCACTCATAATTTTTTGGGGTTGAGCTACTATGTATCCCTAACAGGTGCATAAGTTTATAGCTCCCAAATTGCAGGTGTGCTCACATAGTCACCTGACCCATTTGCCTATATGAGTGATCTTCAAAATTGGAATAGAATGGACTTGGAAGAGTGATCAGGCTAGTTTAGCCCGTCTTATACAAATGAGAGATGTTGGAATTGGGTTTGGGTGCCCAAGTGGGTTGACTCAACCCGAcccaaataaatgagaaaatggggAAGCAGTTTATGGGAGTTTTAAAACTACCCATAAATTGtcactattaaaaataaaatacaaaaagctttttttaattatctttctCTCTCTGAGTGAAAACTCTCTCGGTGAGAATTCTCTCCCTAAAGAACCAGAGAGAGATATTTTGGCTTCTTTATCCATGAAAAccacaaagaaaagaaatatgttTTCTTCTATCTCAAGGAAACAAAAGAGTAAGAata includes:
- the LOC100249785 gene encoding two-component response regulator 24, encoding MKLLNGINSNKKSCQQGNGDLISDEKLTALVVDSDIICQVLEKAILESQGIQAQVVGSGRDAIDLLASGVNFDLIIIAMVLPIMNGVETTRQIRAMGIRSKMLGVTACSYERERRAFLDAGVDEFIEKPLTPQKLASVLREIRNA